One region of Coraliomargarita parva genomic DNA includes:
- a CDS encoding aldehyde dehydrogenase, with protein sequence MSQLSEVDIRNVVSEVLAQLQSSGGTVSAPTIKSRPGRHGVFEDAATAAKAARGGFEQLKKKGWAGRAKVIEIVKQMCSDNAERWGKIEFEETKIGRLDHKIGKLYGIKNVLGTEYLTPYGMSGDAGITMEESAPWGVIGSITPVTHSVPTIAGNIVNMVAAGNAIVVNPHPGGAACAAIAIHEFNEAIKAELGIENLICTIEKPSLDSFNELCASPDVNLLCITGGPAVVDAAMKTGKRAICAGPGNPPVVVDDCSALDFDKVAKDIIFGGGFDNNLLCIGEKQIIAVGDSYKLTLDALKRQGAVLLTKQQTEAIKKEVFDIKDGGGGCSHAVLNRAYVGADASKLAAIAGLKVDPKTEMLITETDPDDLFVVEEQMMPLLPIVRAGCFPDAVRIAKESEHGYKHSAMVHTMNVKNMTIMGQAMDTTLFVKNGPCTAGLGMGGEGYISFSIATTTGEGITTPRTFTRFRRCTLVDNLNII encoded by the coding sequence ATGAGCCAATTGAGTGAAGTAGATATCCGCAATGTCGTCTCTGAAGTGCTTGCACAGTTGCAGTCTTCCGGCGGCACAGTATCCGCACCCACGATCAAGTCTCGCCCCGGACGCCATGGTGTTTTCGAGGATGCGGCGACCGCAGCCAAAGCGGCCCGTGGTGGATTCGAGCAACTCAAAAAGAAGGGCTGGGCCGGTCGTGCCAAGGTCATCGAAATCGTCAAGCAGATGTGTTCGGACAACGCCGAACGCTGGGGCAAAATTGAATTCGAAGAGACCAAGATCGGCCGTCTCGATCACAAGATCGGCAAGCTCTATGGCATCAAGAACGTGCTGGGCACCGAATATCTCACGCCCTACGGCATGAGCGGGGATGCCGGGATCACGATGGAAGAATCCGCCCCCTGGGGTGTGATCGGCAGCATCACGCCGGTGACACACTCGGTGCCGACTATTGCCGGTAACATCGTAAACATGGTGGCCGCGGGTAACGCGATCGTTGTCAATCCGCACCCGGGCGGAGCCGCTTGTGCGGCAATCGCGATCCACGAGTTCAACGAGGCGATCAAGGCCGAACTCGGTATCGAGAACCTTATTTGCACGATCGAGAAGCCTTCACTGGATTCCTTCAACGAGCTGTGTGCCTCGCCGGACGTGAACCTGCTCTGCATTACCGGCGGACCGGCCGTGGTCGATGCCGCGATGAAGACCGGCAAGCGTGCGATCTGCGCAGGTCCCGGAAATCCTCCGGTTGTGGTGGACGACTGCTCCGCCCTCGATTTCGACAAGGTCGCCAAGGACATTATTTTCGGTGGTGGTTTTGACAACAACCTTCTCTGCATCGGTGAGAAGCAAATCATCGCGGTCGGTGACAGCTACAAGCTCACGCTGGATGCGCTTAAGCGTCAAGGTGCTGTGCTCCTGACCAAACAGCAAACCGAAGCGATCAAGAAGGAAGTCTTCGACATCAAGGATGGCGGTGGCGGTTGTTCGCACGCCGTCCTGAACCGTGCTTACGTCGGTGCCGATGCGTCCAAACTTGCGGCCATCGCAGGCCTGAAGGTTGATCCGAAGACCGAGATGCTCATCACGGAAACCGATCCAGATGATCTCTTCGTGGTGGAAGAGCAAATGATGCCCTTGCTGCCGATCGTTCGTGCCGGTTGCTTCCCCGATGCGGTCCGTATCGCCAAGGAATCCGAGCACGGCTACAAGCACTCCGCCATGGTCCACACCATGAACGTGAAGAACATGACCATCATGGGCCAAGCGATGGACACCACGCTCTTTGTTAAGAACGGTCCCTGCACCGCAGGCCTCGGTATGGGCGGCGAAGGCTATATCAGCTTCTCCATTGCCACAACGACCGGCGAAGGCATCACCACGCCGCGTACCTTCACCCGTTTCCGCCGCTGCACGCTGGTGGACAATTTGAACATCATTTAA
- a CDS encoding EutN/CcmL family microcompartment protein, translating into MLLARVDGHATASIGHPSLKGQKIVLCTPIDENGKSAGSPFAAIDPIGAGRHSKVFITTDGTWTQGTVHDETSPIRNQVMGIID; encoded by the coding sequence ATGCTACTTGCCCGCGTAGACGGCCATGCCACTGCAAGCATCGGCCACCCCAGCCTGAAAGGGCAGAAGATCGTGCTCTGCACGCCGATCGATGAAAACGGGAAGTCTGCGGGTTCGCCTTTCGCAGCAATCGACCCCATCGGGGCCGGTCGTCATTCCAAAGTATTTATCACCACCGACGGTACCTGGACACAAGGCACCGTCCACGACGAAACTTCTCCCATCCGCAATCAAGTGATGGGCATCATCGACTAA
- a CDS encoding phosphate propanoyltransferase has translation MASANLPQLSRFQIETLVRESLRRQVGGRQVVKSGAPNPLVVNSSARHCHLTQEAVEILFGKGHTLTPMKWLYQEGQYAAEESVTLIGPRSRVISNLRILGPCRDLNQVELAYTDAISLGFKIPVRNSGNIAGTPGCMLMGPAGFLEMEEGVIRAAPHVHMAPEDAEYYGVENKSFMKLRIKGDLGMTFDRIFVRVDPSFKLEVHIDTDEANACGFGPDVPCELVK, from the coding sequence ATGGCTTCTGCTAATTTACCTCAACTCAGTCGTTTCCAAATTGAAACCCTCGTCCGCGAAAGCCTGCGTCGGCAAGTTGGTGGCAGGCAAGTAGTTAAGTCGGGGGCTCCGAACCCGCTCGTGGTCAATTCAAGCGCACGCCACTGCCATTTGACTCAGGAGGCGGTGGAAATCCTCTTCGGAAAAGGCCACACGCTCACACCAATGAAGTGGCTTTATCAGGAAGGGCAGTATGCAGCCGAGGAGTCGGTCACGCTGATTGGTCCGCGCAGCCGGGTGATTTCCAACCTTCGCATTCTCGGGCCTTGCCGTGACCTCAACCAGGTCGAGTTGGCTTATACGGATGCGATTTCGCTTGGCTTTAAGATCCCGGTTCGCAACTCCGGTAATATTGCCGGCACGCCGGGTTGCATGTTGATGGGCCCTGCCGGTTTCCTCGAGATGGAGGAGGGTGTGATTCGCGCTGCTCCTCACGTGCATATGGCCCCGGAGGATGCCGAATACTACGGCGTCGAAAACAAGTCTTTCATGAAGCTTCGAATCAAGGGCGACCTTGGCATGACCTTCGATCGCATCTTTGTCCGCGTGGATCCTTCCTTTAAACTCGAAGTTCATATCGACACCGATGAGGCCAATGCCTGCGGCTTTGGTCCGGACGTGCCCTGTGAGCTCGTGAAGTGA
- a CDS encoding EutN/CcmL family microcompartment protein produces MYLGKVIGSVVSTKKDDSMKGRKLLLVRPMLVDPEDPSQFKPGSNTIIAIDTLGAGEGELVMFAQGSSARQADGLKALPVDAAIVGLVDTVNVLGKKTYEAKNS; encoded by the coding sequence ATGTATCTGGGAAAAGTCATCGGTTCCGTTGTGTCGACCAAGAAGGACGACAGCATGAAGGGGCGTAAGCTCCTGCTGGTCCGTCCAATGTTGGTCGACCCCGAGGACCCGAGCCAATTCAAACCGGGCAGCAACACGATCATTGCGATCGATACGCTTGGGGCAGGCGAGGGCGAACTGGTGATGTTTGCCCAGGGCAGCTCCGCACGCCAGGCCGATGGGCTGAAAGCGTTGCCGGTCGATGCCGCCATTGTCGGGCTCGTTGATACCGTCAACGTGCTCGGTAAGAAGACCTACGAGGCCAAGAACAGTTAA
- a CDS encoding acetate/propionate family kinase — MKILVANLGSTSFKYRLFDMCDADAALLAKGGFERVTEYTPCIEEMLETLVNEGHLQSAEDLDAVGFKTVLGKDLSGCVEADERVLEALDGFKEVAPAHNPAYAEGIRCFQSKLPNVTRVALFETAFYQWMSPAAYSYAIPKAWRELGIRRYGFHGASHKFIAERSAELLQRQDVAARARGLYVKGPGEFNGKPLRVISCHLGGSSSLAGIQNGVSIGGSMGFSPQSGLPQNNRVGDLDSMAIPYVCKMLGISVEEAERQLNKESGLLGLSGVSNDARDIREAAEQGNAEAKLASEVLIDSIRHWAGSFFFKMGGAEVISFTAGIGENDAELRAAVCADLEGLGVKIDPEANAKTIRGAEGIISAPDSKIKVMVIPANEELVIAREVYRFKQAH; from the coding sequence ATGAAGATACTCGTCGCCAATCTGGGGTCCACCTCCTTCAAATACCGTCTCTTTGACATGTGTGACGCGGATGCCGCGTTGCTGGCCAAGGGTGGTTTTGAGCGTGTTACCGAATATACGCCCTGCATTGAGGAGATGTTGGAGACTTTGGTGAACGAAGGGCATCTTCAGTCGGCGGAGGACCTTGACGCGGTTGGTTTTAAGACCGTCCTCGGCAAGGACCTCAGTGGTTGTGTGGAAGCCGATGAGCGTGTCCTTGAAGCCCTTGATGGCTTCAAGGAAGTCGCTCCGGCTCACAATCCGGCTTATGCGGAAGGGATCCGCTGCTTCCAAAGCAAGCTGCCGAATGTGACACGCGTCGCTCTTTTCGAGACCGCGTTCTATCAGTGGATGTCGCCCGCCGCGTACAGCTATGCGATACCCAAGGCATGGCGCGAGCTTGGTATCCGTCGCTACGGTTTCCATGGTGCCAGTCACAAGTTCATCGCCGAACGTTCCGCTGAGCTCTTGCAGCGCCAGGATGTGGCGGCACGTGCACGCGGGCTCTACGTCAAAGGCCCCGGAGAGTTCAATGGCAAACCGCTCCGAGTGATCTCCTGCCATCTGGGTGGAAGCAGCTCTCTGGCGGGTATACAGAACGGCGTCTCCATCGGGGGCAGTATGGGGTTCAGCCCGCAAAGCGGATTGCCGCAAAACAACCGGGTCGGCGATCTCGACTCCATGGCCATTCCCTACGTCTGTAAGATGTTGGGCATTTCCGTGGAAGAAGCCGAACGCCAACTCAACAAAGAAAGTGGTCTTCTCGGTTTGTCGGGGGTCAGCAACGATGCCCGCGATATCCGCGAAGCCGCCGAACAGGGCAACGCGGAGGCGAAACTCGCGAGCGAAGTCCTGATCGACAGCATCCGCCACTGGGCCGGAAGTTTCTTTTTCAAAATGGGCGGTGCCGAAGTGATCAGCTTTACGGCCGGCATCGGTGAGAACGACGCCGAGCTGCGCGCCGCGGTTTGCGCCGACCTTGAAGGGCTCGGCGTCAAGATCGACCCCGAAGCAAACGCCAAGACCATCCGCGGAGCCGAAGGCATCATCAGTGCGCCGGATTCGAAGATCAAAGTGATGGTCATTCCCGCGAACGAAGAACTCGTCATCGCCCGCGAAGTCTACCGCTTCAAGCAGGCACACTAA
- a CDS encoding BMC domain-containing protein produces MAKQAIGMIECKGLICLMEACDAALKAADVSMTGWEKIGSGLVTAFFTGDVAAVKAAVEAGADAAGQIGEVVAVQVIPRPHDDLGKLGSWIG; encoded by the coding sequence ATGGCTAAGCAAGCAATTGGAATGATCGAATGCAAGGGGCTGATCTGCCTCATGGAAGCCTGCGATGCAGCCCTGAAGGCTGCGGATGTGAGCATGACCGGTTGGGAGAAGATCGGTTCAGGTCTCGTTACCGCGTTTTTCACCGGCGACGTCGCCGCAGTGAAGGCAGCAGTTGAAGCAGGTGCCGACGCCGCCGGCCAGATCGGCGAAGTCGTTGCCGTTCAAGTGATCCCTCGCCCGCACGACGATCTCGGCAAGCTGGGCAGCTGGATCGGCTAA
- a CDS encoding BMC domain-containing protein, with the protein MSESIGLIETKGLTGSIEASDAMAKAASVSLVKQISIGGGFLTVLVKGDVGSVKAAVEAGAEAANRVGELVGSNVIARPHDDLLKYFDA; encoded by the coding sequence ATGAGTGAATCCATCGGATTGATCGAAACCAAGGGCCTGACCGGCTCGATTGAGGCCAGCGATGCCATGGCGAAAGCCGCATCCGTGTCCCTCGTAAAGCAGATCTCCATCGGCGGCGGTTTCCTGACCGTTCTCGTCAAGGGAGACGTTGGCAGCGTGAAAGCTGCTGTTGAAGCAGGCGCCGAAGCGGCCAACCGCGTCGGTGAACTGGTCGGTTCGAACGTCATCGCACGTCCGCACGACGACCTTCTCAAATACTTTGATGCATAA
- a CDS encoding EutN/CcmL family microcompartment protein, protein MKPARVIGTVTLSHAAPQFKGARWLLVGPMGPDELSGKNPDGVAEGWTPVVYDKLGAGVGDPILYVEGAEATQPFDFPIPLDTINVALLDKYTYQPPEEA, encoded by the coding sequence ATGAAACCCGCACGCGTCATCGGCACAGTGACCCTCAGTCATGCGGCTCCCCAGTTCAAGGGAGCGCGCTGGCTGTTGGTTGGTCCGATGGGGCCGGATGAGCTCTCGGGTAAAAATCCGGATGGCGTCGCCGAAGGATGGACACCTGTTGTTTACGACAAGCTCGGTGCCGGAGTGGGGGATCCGATCCTCTATGTCGAAGGAGCCGAAGCGACACAGCCTTTCGATTTCCCGATTCCACTCGACACCATCAACGTCGCGTTGCTGGACAAATACACTTACCAGCCTCCCGAAGAGGCCTGA
- a CDS encoding BMC domain-containing protein: protein MAKQAIGILETKGLIALVQGTDAMLKAANVELAGSMKGVGSALVSSTITGDVAAVNAAIEAGAETAGRYGEVVSAHVIARPHEDIESIVPALKAAKRTATK, encoded by the coding sequence ATGGCTAAACAAGCAATCGGAATCCTCGAAACCAAAGGTCTTATCGCTCTCGTGCAAGGCACCGACGCGATGCTCAAAGCCGCTAATGTCGAACTGGCAGGCTCTATGAAGGGCGTCGGCAGTGCATTGGTGAGCTCCACCATTACAGGTGATGTCGCTGCGGTGAATGCTGCGATTGAAGCCGGAGCTGAAACCGCCGGCCGTTACGGCGAAGTTGTCAGTGCCCACGTTATCGCACGTCCGCACGAGGACATCGAGTCGATCGTTCCTGCACTCAAGGCTGCCAAGCGCACCGCAACCAAGTAG